A genomic stretch from uncultured Pseudodesulfovibrio sp. includes:
- a CDS encoding cation diffusion facilitator family transporter, which translates to MFADSPKRYAIYSIGASILTLALKFGAWAMTDSVGLLSDATESLVNLTAGVLALTAITIAMRPADDDHTYGHGKAEYFSSGIEGVLIIVAAFAIGYAAISRFLSPQPLTNLGPGLILALLSSVVNYVVAKVMLNAAHRFDSITLEADAKHLLTDVWTSIGLVAGLAIIIAMPEWKILDPIIAAIMAVNIVFTGVSLLKRSVAGLMDDALPEEELMTIVNAIRSYTDSDASFHGLRTRKSGPKRFIDFHLLVQGDMSVKASHDLCGLIEDLIKSKLSRAEVTIHVEPLECESSYDGWKIGGTCAEKVKDSKN; encoded by the coding sequence ATGTTCGCCGACTCCCCCAAGCGGTACGCCATATACTCCATCGGGGCGTCTATTCTGACCCTGGCTCTCAAGTTCGGAGCGTGGGCCATGACTGATTCTGTGGGATTGCTCTCAGACGCCACTGAATCGCTCGTCAATCTCACGGCAGGCGTACTCGCGCTCACAGCGATCACCATAGCCATGCGTCCGGCGGACGATGATCACACTTACGGACACGGCAAAGCCGAATACTTTTCCAGTGGCATTGAAGGTGTGCTCATCATCGTGGCTGCATTCGCCATAGGGTATGCCGCCATCAGCCGTTTCCTCTCTCCACAACCACTGACCAATCTCGGCCCCGGCCTCATTCTCGCCCTGCTGTCCTCCGTGGTCAATTACGTGGTCGCCAAGGTCATGCTCAACGCCGCACATCGTTTCGATTCCATAACACTGGAGGCAGATGCAAAGCACCTACTGACAGATGTCTGGACGTCCATCGGCCTGGTGGCCGGGTTAGCTATAATAATCGCCATGCCGGAGTGGAAGATTCTGGACCCGATTATTGCTGCCATCATGGCCGTGAATATCGTTTTCACAGGTGTCAGCCTGCTCAAACGGTCAGTAGCTGGCCTCATGGATGACGCTCTGCCGGAAGAAGAATTGATGACCATCGTTAACGCAATTCGCAGTTATACAGACAGCGATGCGAGTTTTCACGGATTGCGCACCCGCAAGTCAGGTCCAAAGCGGTTCATTGACTTTCACTTACTCGTACAGGGTGACATGTCAGTTAAGGCTTCCCATGACCTTTGTGGACTCATTGAAGATTTAATTAAGTCGAAACTGTCACGCGCTGAAGTCACAATCCATGTGGAACCACTGGAATGCGAATCATCCTACGATGGATGGAAAATCGGTGGCACCTGTGCCGAAAAAGTAAAAGACTCCAAAAACTAG